The Aedes aegypti strain LVP_AGWG chromosome 1, AaegL5.0 Primary Assembly, whole genome shotgun sequence sequence ttaacattgaaaaaaataccaaattagAACCTGGATAATATAATGCAGAATTTACTAAAGGAATCCCTGACTACCCTCTGGCAGAGcacttggagaaatttcaggaataaatGCTGTAGCATGTTCTGGTTTAAAACCCCCAATGAACACTCAAAGGCTCCATGGACAATTCACTTGTGAAACAGTCCGAGCAATAATTGGAAGATACTGCAGaagcagtgaatcaattgtcacccaacacgcagcaacaaacatctcctattcttgttgcaacaattttatttcgcaacatcagtttatcacctcTTGAatagaatatgacaatgatcgatcaccacgtgcgcagtgattttctgggcttcacataacaatttttgagaactttctcCCTGTTGGTTAACATTGCTACGTTGTAGAAACActatccataaaacaaatttagttttgtgtttaaaataacagaTTATTCGCGAGTTGAAAAAATTGCAATAATGTTGCTCCCTGTGATTGTCATAACatgtttgcttttgattgtatcatTATCCGCAAAAGttgtgacaaacggttgtgagcgaacttgctttgttgtttgattttcgtctattttgatgaaaatttggttCACTGTACAGAAGTAATCCCTAGATtaaatgtcgaaccattcaaaggttttttttaaatatttctctacacatcttttttgaaaactttccacAATTTCAACTTGGAATTACTTCAGCATGTTTTACAGTTGTTTTGTTTTCAGatgttttgaatttctttaaagaatCCTCAGCTTTTCCTCCTGACATTTTCACTGAAACTGAGCTATGTGTTCTCCAAATAAAATCATCCATGCATTCCTTTGAggatttgagtaaaatgttcccaaataatttaaatgaattcctccaagtattcgtCTACCGTTTCCACAAATAGCATCTCCGGACAATTTTGATTGCATATTCGTTaggaaaattcgtaaaggatTTCCTCTCCAACTCGTCCAGAAATTACAAACGGAATCTATCAAAATAATGTtattatgtttttaataatcccttcaacacaattttcaataattttcagaaaaatacattcatttttttcctAACGACATCTTGAatagaagcattttttttcaaattgctgCCTTCTAGAAGAACTTCTAGAATTCTTCTTCGAATatctatatgatttttttttctgaaattcatcTAACAATTTCATCTCTGTAAAATTACTGCAAAAATTTTGATGAACTGCaacttgagaaaaaaaacttccacTTCAAGAGACATTCCATTCATTTTGTCCCTAGATCTATTCCAGAGCAATGTCATCAGAAGTGTTCACAGCTTAGAATAAAGATCATGATAGTCTAAACAGCAGTTTCTTATAGGACAACTCTCAGATCAAAAACTTGAGTTTGTAAACGCACTTAGTAAAAATCCTATAgaatatgtttaaaaattttaaaaattcgaaatttgCTGCGGTATTCCTACCGGAATCTTTAAAGGATacaattgtcattttttttctagaatttgtcTAAGAACTTCTACAGGGTTTCTTCCGGAAATTGGTCAGATATTTTAAGGGTACCCTTTCTGGCATTCTATCCAGGAAGTTGAATATGGAATAGTTTAAGATATTACATCTGAGAGTTCGGCGGTACCTACAGGAGTATCTCTATGAGATACTTGATGATTCCACCAGAGATGTTTCTAAGCCTTTTCTGAAGTCTAAATTTGTCCTGAAATTCTTCTGGGAAACCTGAAGATAAAATAATACACACTTACTTACTGCTGATGGTGACACGTCCTTTAAGACACTGCAGAACAATCCAGGTATATATTCAGAAGCTTagacattttttgaaatattttgtctGGATTTTTCCCAGAATTTGTACCGCTACTTTTCCAACACTCAAtgcagggattttttcaggaattagtCCAGTaatccatcagaaatttttctaaggatcCATTGGGAGAAGACAATTCCTCAAAATGATTCTTTTTAGATTTAATAAAATgttacttcagaaattattgTAACGAATTCTGGAAAATAATTCCCGAGGTGCTTGGAAAAATTCATGCTGAaatcttagcttagcttagcttagactgactacacatatcaatggttgctattccgtgattgaccgaagtcagtgaaaatgcacaaagaatcaactagaagtttggctgggattggccataatcttcttcaatgtgcataattcagtgcctctatttatacagggtcaataacggcgccggccacgtccttgcagtcaggtgggattgggggaaggaatgttagtgtgtaacctttgctatttggagaccgtgtttgcctctgcatctccacaaaggttactgggagggatgtttgttaatgggaaggatcgttgggtcacaggattcactttgataagcgattagaccatgataaataatgatttgtgagatatatacatgcttatttgtaaatataaaattttcatttgatatgaacaatttctatgtagtggaaaattatgccgacacttgaggtgacgaaccattcaaagtttgttgaacaaatacctaaatgtaacattcctacagctgtcaggacggaagcatgtgttattatattttacttatttgaaaagaaacaaaaaacttggttggttggaacatcatagaacactcttattcttatgccgacacttacagtggcgaaccatccaaagtttgttgaataaagtgaacttttcgcaagtctacacttgtaatgtcgaaccattcaaagtttttttttaattacaaaaataaaggtaaaaaggggtgttctgaatataaaaaaaatgtgaaacataaataattcatgaatcagagtttgtgtcgacactcacagtgacgaacaattcatagtttgttgaaaattcatatttacgtcccacaattgtaacgattaaatgtgcagtcatacatattttatagattagaaatagtagcatgaaacgagctcaccaattgatcctttatccttcactgtgcagccacaatccactctcagcctcactcgtttgctcggctatataaaagcactcagaaaaaaaaaaaggcgcgcgacccgaaaaggaaaaaaaacttggctttcttagTGCgtcagcaagcgtcaaggtcaaaggatcaaaaagaactaaccgatcacgccactttttcacttactagaccgacgcgcgacatgtttgatcctgccctcgtcgctggcccccgtaggagcaagcgtcaaggtcgatagatcagacagaactaaccgatcgcggcacttttcacttactctaaccctgcttggaaaaattcatgctgaaatctttgaaaaaacttctgatgaaatttctttaagtatactgaagaatttatgaaagaaGTTTCTGAGGAAATTACGGTTAGTATTTTGAAAGAGTATACAGCTTTTTAGGACGGAATAcatgaatgatttttcaaaagtattttactgcccataaaaacATAACCCAAATAGCAACTGAATTGTGGTGCTAAATTGATATGGGATACAGAAATGTACTAGgcatttttaaacatttgtaTTAGAAGACAGGCTTCAAACTATGAAcgccggttttttttttttcaatgtatacTTTTCCATGTacgacagttatgcttttatgggcagtttgTATCTAGATTACTGGAGTAGTCGCCGGTATTAGTTCTTCAAGAATCAAAGAGTAAACCCCTGATGATCCTTTTCAGAGGTATTTCTGGGCTAATGTTTAGATAAAACCTTTGATGGATGAGGGGATCCGATaaagaatcttatgaaagaaTTATCATGGAAGGGAACTTTAATCAATTTCATGGAATTCATGGAACAATTCTTgagaaatccatggaagaaATTCAGGAAGGAAGAAATGTTGAGGAATAAATAATGAACGAATTTCTTCAACCCTAGAAAAGACCTTTGTGGATTTAGAAGTATTTGGAAGGTATCcttgagtaacaactggaggaaTCGGTAGAAGAActactggaagaatctctgaacgcaatcctgggaggatttttGAGGTAatccatttgaaaataatgggAGGTATCAGCGTTGAGCTGCTGAAGGATTattttggagcaaattctggaggaattcatccAAACATTCGTCGAGAAACCCATGGACGAATTTCAGGACAAAATCCTAGGATTAtatcagaggaatttctggagagctCCTTGGAGAAACCTCTAAATGTATTCCTAGACAAACATCTGGGGGATAtgtgaaagaattcctgtagaaaccaTAGAATATTATGGTAGGATTCTTTGGAACATCAAGAATTGAAAACAGAATTCACTGCAGAAACTTAGAGCAAAAcagtgactttagagaccttcaattgaaatagagactttttgaACACTTGCAATACAACAGTGTCcaagtctttaaaaaaatatctgaaactaaACCTGTCAGGACTGGCAACGTCAGTGTAATAAAGGAACTTTAAAGGTCTTTTGCCAGGAAAAGGAAACCAAACAGGGACCATGAAATATGGCTAATATTTTCTACGAGGATTCCTCAAAGAATCCAACCAGACATCTCTAAAAGATAATTTCTACGAATTCTTTTGCGGATTGCTCGTGATATTACGTCACTAAAATCCACATACATCATGGAAATGCATACGTAATTCATTGCAGTGATACTTAACTCTATGCATTTCCAAGCTTTTTCTCAGAAAGTTCATCTAAATGCATGTGATTTTAGATTTCCTCAGAATTTGCTCCAATTATTTTTACGGtcatttcaagaaatttcaccAAGATTTTCGTTCAGGTTTCCAAGAAtaattccaggattttttccgatGATAGCTCCAGAAATTATTACCGATATTCATCTCGAGACTTGTGCTAGAATTCGtctaaagattcctccagatttttttaaaaagttgtCTGCTCTCCTGAAAtttatttcctccaagaattacaGTTGAgactttttcaggatttttttttttaattttctttttagGACAAAATTCAGaatttactccaggaactcAAGGAAACCATCAGAAATTATTCAGATTTTTCCCAAGATTTGTTcaagaattttccaaagaagtttacaaaaaaaataacactgcggaacacgattttgtctcaagtaccaaaataccgctatttacttaattaagggttgctgaatccattgccatttacagaaatatcatagcacgtctagtttttgagatattggctgttgaaaatgttcaatttgactatttcaaccaacttgcatgcaagttttccagcttgtatggcattttatttgcttaatttgcctcagaactcaaattacatgtgtataacaatacttatcatcaatgttcatgatacttccgatgctcaaaagttattttttgttgatttagaaaagtattgtattttgccatataagagaaacgaagaatttcgtatagagactgcaagcatgttgaaaaaatcgatttaacctcaatttaatcgtgcaatttcaatcaaattatatctgaaatgaaagttaaagtcctattatgcatgcttggtagattagatcatattttttgataaatcattgtttaaatttaatgtaaacatcaattaaaccagtgttttttacaactttggcgacctgtataTATTcgaattgtgacgtgctggaacatttctgagaatggcatcaagttcagcaaccccaaatctactagagacacataatttgattcttgagacacgcaaaaatgtcatttttgtcacGCTGTGTAATCGAGCAATATTCCCGAGATTTTTctcataaattattattattgtgtaagccctgaaggattttctaaagaaaatcttaAAGATATCACATGAAACATCTGGTAAAATACATTAAACTCGTTCAAGGATCTTCTAAACCTTTGAGGAAGTTTTAGATGGAAAGGAAAAAAATGGCTTTAGAtacatttttgcttaaaaaagagacctgctaccagccctgatacCTTGTTGTTAGTCATTCCCATTTGTTCGTATACCCATCCAATCCCACAGCTTAACTAAACTATCggtttaaaaaaatagattctcACGAAAACCTTCTGACTCATCACCGTCTGACAAAGATATACCACTAATTTTGGAAAGAAACTTCCTTAACCACTAAAAGACTAAAGAGACGTGCATCGATAAGCACAAACAACCGAGCAAAGAATAGTATTAATCGAGTACTTACACATTATAATACGAAATAACCAACGATTCTCAGTTCGAACGTCTACTATGATACATGCACACACACACATATATGATGTCTATATCTGCGCTGTCCATTTCCTTCGTGCTAATAATGCTAAAAAGCCCACTTAGGAGTTACTCCTTCCTTGCGAGTACCGGGCCATGGTTCAGTTGTCCTTCGGTGGCAAGCAGACGGCCCAACCCAACACTCGCCGGTCAAATCCGCACGAAAACAGGTTGCACACCGAGGAGCTGACATCCTCAGTCCAAGCCACCGACGATACCATCCGACGGTGGCCCTGCCGGCTGGTCCGGGGCAACCGGGCGATCCGCTGCCCGTTCAGATCGAACAACCGGATGTGGCGGTTGTCGTGCGGTATGGCAATCACTCCCCCTGCCGACACGGCCAACCGGTTGACGGCCGAATCCGTCCGGATGGTGGTCAGGGCCGAGCGCATGTTGCGCAGCTCCCACACTTTGACGGAGCGGTCGTCTGAGCCGGAGACCACCTTGTCGTCGCGGGTGAACACGGTGGATGTTACGCTCCTGCGAAAGAGAAAGAAGTACAGTTAagtctcccttactcgatattccgtatctcgatatcgagttagagaaccatagtaaaagttgggtttcatggctaactcgatggtcactTGAATCGCCGTTGCACtgtttttgtgttctgtaactcgatacctccctaactcgatggtcccttcaatatcgagttagggataGATGACTGTaattttgataacatttttaagctttggaaatttcaaacaaaaataattaaaacagtAATCGTGTTCGAAAACGGGGggacgccatttggcataaagtcatttggcataaagacgtttggcataaaataatttggcataatagtcatttggcataatggacatttggcataatcattgaaaactgagtTGCTATGTTTTTGACATTACCATTGCTAACATTCTCATATGTGATTTTCCCTCTTTTTGATCATAGACATAGACTGTTATTTCTCATTACGTTGTTAAACTAGTGGTTTGCATTATAACTACTAACATTTTCATCGACGATTTGATCACCAGATCTTCTTTTAAGTAGCACTATTTAAACTTCtaatttcttttattttatgccaaacgttcattataccaaatgaccattatgcgaaatgatcattatgccaaataactttatgccaaacgggataGCCCCTTCAAAAACGACACTAAACCCCAAAATTAGGAAATTAGGAGCTTTGATTCTTGTCATTGGTActtatttattattaaatttctAAGATGAAAAAACCCATTGAGCGATAatgagatatttttcaaaaaggcaCAAACCTCGGCATCTTTTCTTTATAAAACTATTATAACCAATCTCTAATGAACTAATGGTCTACTCGGATTGAACCATAACAGAGCTAGAATCTTGATTGGTACTTACTCAGTGTGTCCCTGGAACACCGACACGGCCGGTATCGGATCTCTAAAGTCCCACAGTCGGAACGTTGAATCCCGCGAGGCGGTAACCACCAACCGTTGACTTTGGTGGGCCGAAGCATGCGTCAGCTCGTGATCGTGGCCACAAAGTGGCTGCAGCGGTTCTCTCGTCTCCACATCCCACAGGATGGCCGTCCTGTCCCAGCTGGCCGTTATAAGTTGATCTCCCCCGGGAAGCCAATCAGCCGCTACGACTACCGAAGTGTGCCCTCCAGGACCGGAGAACTCGCAAATCGGTGTCCGCAGGACGTCGATCCGTTCCTTCTCCTCGTACGGTTCCTCTTCATCGTCCAATTCCTCTTCGGATGAATGTCCCTTCCTCGAGGGAATCTCCCAGTTGACGGCCGCCTGCCATATGTGGGCCGTGGCGTCCCCACTTCCGGTAAGTACCAAATCGcgagtttgatgaaatttgatcGAATTAACCGATCCACTGTGGCCCTGATACTGCAGCAGGCACCGACCGGTATCAATGCTCCAGATACATGCACTGTGATCGGCTGAAGCTGTTCCGATGATCGGTTGACCTACCTTGGTGCTAACCTGCCAAACGCCATCCTTATGGCCGCAGAATTCCCTGACCAAGGAACTCACCACCGACTGTGCCTTGAAGCTGGAAACAATCCGACTGGTTTGGGCCCGAATCTTGTGACTAGCTTTGACCTTGCTTCCAGCGCTTCCCAGCTTTGATTTGAAGCTCTTGTTGACCGCTCCGTCCGCTTCGTACGAGTCTTGAAGGGGTAACAAGCGATCCCCGACCGTGGAGTCTCGTGGTGTCCCGGCGACGGCTTCCAGCTTTTCCTGCACTGTAATTTGAGAACATAAAATTAGTCATGTAGTTCAAAACCCGGTTCCAGGGCTGGTGGCGACCTAAAAACGTGGATGACTTTGTTGCACTCTTTTGCTTATATCCTCTCAAGGTTTTCATCAGAATCTAAAcaggattttcataggaatgctctcaagattctcatcaaaatcctttTAAGTGGCATTCTCATTAGAagactctcaggattctcatcaaaagcCCCTTAGGATtcgcttcagaattattttAGGGTACTCATCAGAAGTCTgtaaggattctcatcaaaatccattaaagattctcatcagaagcctcctaggattctcatcagaattccttcaaaattatcaTTAGATTCGTTTCAGAGTTATCAGTTAACCTCTTAgtattctcatcagaagcctctcaggattctcatcaaaatcctttcaaaattgtcattttattttcatcagaAGCCTTCATTAAATCCCCTCAAGATTCTCCCCTTAGAATCTGAATCCCCTCAATCCCCTTAGAGTTATCATCAGAAGTCTCTCAGTACTCTCATCAAAAgcaccttagacgtctcttctGAATCCTGTCatgattctcttcagaagcctctcaggattctcattacAAACCTTTTCGGATTCTCATTAGAAACCTTCTATGATTGACATCGGAAGCCTCTCAGGATCCTCATCAGAGCTCCTCTTCATAATCCtttcagaatccttccaggatgctCATCGGAACCCTTCGAGGATTCTCAATAAAATCCCTCCAGGAATCTCAACCATAAATCTTTAgaggatattttttcaaaactttcttaagaaaattgttactctttcggaaaaaatatttagtgATTCTTTCATCCATTTCCCTAGAATTTATtaaaagatttctccaagatttcaaCCACTAATTTCACCAGAGATGCCTCCATGAAAATCTAAGGAGTTCTTCCAACATTATTGTTTAAGAATTCTTTTagatttcaaccaggaatttctctagcgaTATCTTCTAACAATACTCCgtgtaataaatcttcgagcagtttagtggaatacctataagtaaaagaaaaaccgaatttagagtctagtacacgacactgaagaaggccttacagttgaggtcaaaatacgcgtatctgtcttAGGATtgaaactctagtggaattaaatggtatagtactgaattcggtttttcatttactaataTTCCGGGGATTGTTTGTAATATTCCTTCAGGTATGGTAACATTTTTCCTGAGAGTTTTCTCAAGAAAGTCCTTTaagaaatttatccaagaaaTGCCAAatggaattttcagaaatgatggcagaaatttcagaaaaaaaggtATTTCTAAACTAAATCCTTAAGTAATCTCTGATAAAAGTTCTAAAGAAATTACCGGAGtacttcttgaagaaatcctggaTACTTTATaatcataattgaaaaataattagtCGATTTCATGGCAATGTCCTGTATGattttccgaaggaatttcatgttgaaaatcggacggaatctctgaagaaattttcggaggaaatgATCATTATGCTGACATGGGTAAAACATTCATGGAAACTGCCATGAATGTTTTACCCATGTGAGCATAATGAAATATCCTGGGTAACATTATTGCATGTATTTGAAAAAGTCTCTCACATCgaatactgagaaaaatctttttgacaaatttttgattgactcaataatataatattcgtacaaaatcgaccctttctgagcccctcctggctacacacTGGTctatcacccgaaaggctttggggtttttcatattttgacatgtagaatctaacaaaaaataGTCCGTTtaaaaaccccgtgtaacaccatcatgaccttcccttgttagcagTAATTATatgttcgatttcgattttttctaaaagtttcaccatttaatgattaaatttattatttcatccaagatttactcctgcagttttccCAAACATTTCTAGAgtaatctatttaaaaaaaacttcatgacTTCTTCAAAAGATCAACGATTTAACCctgaattaaaattaaaattaaaactgACAATTTTGCGTCTATCAGTTTATTCATTTACTACTTTACCCACGATTATCCTACCACCAAACCAATGAAGGTGGCCTTGACAGCATAGATGTCATGgatcagtagaagcattaacctaagaatgctaatgtcgctgctgttcgtgttaccaacatctagtttgccacgaactgacagcttgagtaccgggcctcaaagtgtcagattaattttagaaaccaaaacaacgacatgGTACTGAGCAAACAAtggaaattcataatttaaggtaataataattaaaatctaAAGGAGGTTCTCTTCGGATGGGCAGATAGTAAGTAAGCTTTGAGTTAAACTAAAATTGCTTTATTTAACTATTGCTTAAGAAACATGTCTTGTCTGCTTGAAGGCTTGTTGTGGAATGACTGAAGTGTCTGACACGATCGGATGCCTCATCATTTCATGGCCACCTACGGTTTGGCCGATCGCTCACGGCCTCCTATTTCTTCACCCCCTCTCGATCGTGGAGTCCGATAGTTCGACATAGTTTCTGGAAACGCCCGACATCCAACGACTTAGTGAAAATATCAGCGAGTTGGTTCTCAGTCCCGATTGGCTCCACCTTAACGTTACCGGCTGCTACATGGTCCCTTATAAAATGGTGCTTGATATCGATGTGCTTCGCACGCTTGCTCTCCAAGTTCTTGGCCATTCCTATGCACCCACGATTGTCTTCATAAATTGTCACCGGTGTTGTGCCTCGAATGCCAAGGTCGTCAAGCAGTCCAGCCAGCCATATAGCTTCTGTTACGCCAGAACCTA is a genomic window containing:
- the LOC5565185 gene encoding WD repeat-containing protein 37, encoding MPLDSSVVGGGSERAKQISSSGCVCGGAVGVGSASGVPSSVVGSVGGVAPGGKQLSAKKSLKLSSLADDMIGPPSATGSHQDESFRVRLHHLFAQIEREFELLHAENLSLQEKLEAVAGTPRDSTVGDRLLPLQDSYEADGAVNKSFKSKLGSAGSKVKASHKIRAQTSRIVSSFKAQSVVSSLVREFCGHKDGVWQVSTKVGQPIIGTASADHSACIWSIDTGRCLLQYQGHSGSVNSIKFHQTRDLVLTGSGDATAHIWQAAVNWEIPSRKGHSSEEELDDEEEPYEEKERIDVLRTPICEFSGPGGHTSVVVAADWLPGGDQLITASWDRTAILWDVETREPLQPLCGHDHELTHASAHQSQRLVVTASRDSTFRLWDFRDPIPAVSVFQGHTESVTSTVFTRDDKVVSGSDDRSVKVWELRNMRSALTTIRTDSAVNRLAVSAGGVIAIPHDNRHIRLFDLNGQRIARLPRTSRQGHRRMVSSVAWTEDVSSSVCNLFSCGFDRRVLGWAVCLPPKDN